The Entelurus aequoreus isolate RoL-2023_Sb linkage group LG04, RoL_Eaeq_v1.1, whole genome shotgun sequence nucleotide sequence acagcaagtagtggacatagagagagagagagatctgaaagcataagaataattatctacatttgattatttacatttgattatttataatccggggatgtggaagggagggtgttagtttagggttgtagttgcctggatgtgttcttttagtgcggttttgaaggaggatagagatatattggattaaaagactgaaaaggtgactaaagggtgttattttgtGTGTAAAGGGCTCTTATgaagtttaaaatgtatttagaaacTTGTTAACAGGTTGCtgtaaaaaatatttgatttataatgaatGATTCCTCGATAAACGAGTGACCACGGTCGTTTGTTTTGGACATGATTGACAAGTTACATTAAAGAACATCACATGGTCACATTTGCACAatttaacatgtccaaaaaaaaaagagactattCCTACCATTTTGTCCATATTTGCCTTTCGGGAATATTTCCCAAAATAATTTGTTTACTTACATTTTCGTCATTTAAAGTTTGTTCACGTCCTGTGTTTATGAGTTTCGTTATTTCTTAAGGAGAAAGGAGTGTGTcgcaatcagtgttgggttagttactgaaaaccagtaactagttacagttactaactcagttacttataccaaaaagtaatgcgttactgtgaaaattaactagcttttttctttaaaagctcccattaatgcccttttagccttcatttcagtactgttattgcactggagaataatacaatgtgttgatcaacttgacatacatttgcatcactgaactctgctaagcaatgtggtctacatacaacacacaaacaatgtggtctacatacaacacacaaagacaaagatatgtttcaaagggccaatttatttcaggccggaacaaattgacaaaactattttaaatagctgcaacataacatacataagtaacaaacagcataataacaacatagctgtaaacctggggccgtatttatcaagcttcttagaattactcctaagaagtctgctaagagttgacttatgagtaaagaaattcttcgctgaaagctgcactttaaagttagttataaagcgtcttactcacactttcagcgaagtgtaggactgaatcttaagtgtcacactcagagctgaattacgacattactatgtgccgtaaacggaattttaggtgacgtcatttctgtgtccatagaaatgaccaatcacggaagggaatcccttgtctaagaataaagaaatatcttagaaatatttaagtggacaatgggagtgtgaattttgacaataaactacaaaataatacaaaacaaacaatattggcaatgaatcaaaaataaatgtgcattttcccagtggcgagatattgaagcattgtgatgacctttagttccgctgtgaaagctctgctgcgtgatgttgctgatgagatgacgccccttattaaattctgtgacaaaaataatacccgctctgtctaaacgataccgtttgatcagctgctcgtcatcaaacaaagccaggacatccttccgctccctgaacgttcgcgcacgtctctctcgcctcagtgccatcccctgctggcaactcctggggccgtacttatcaagcttcttagagtgccattttacacttaagtcctgagaatttgcgaaatttagtcctactctcaaacttaagaataaaagctttttatcaatgttcttaagtctaagaatcactcctactctccacgatatttaagagaccttcagaggtgtcttaagtggttaggagttgccagcaggggatggcactgaggcgagagagacgtgcgcgaacgttcagggaacggaacaatgttttttttttttttgatgacgagcagctgatcaaacggtatcgtttagacagagcggatattatttttgtcacagatttaatacttttcgattccttgttgatttctgcatgtggctgcagtgggctagtatatatagagccacccacaccagtttcaaattagttgcctaattaatgaattggaaagaaaatgttatgacagtagcgtatgtgtgtggccgtgaggtgagtgatgtcagtgagtgtgtgggcggtagaagagagggagcggtagcgtgagtgccggcggggactagtttgttttgtattattttgtagtttattgtcaaaatatacactcccattgtccacttaaatatttccaagatatttctttattcttagacaacggattcccttccgtgattggtcatttctatggacacagaaatgacgtcacctaaaattgcgtttacggcacatagtaatgtcgtaattcagctctgagtgtgacacttaagattcagtcctacacttcgctgaaagtgtgagtaagacgcttgacaactaacttttaagtgcagctttcagcgaagaatttatttactcttaagtcaactcttagcagacttcttaggagtaattctaagaagcttgataagtacggcccctccTGACCACtcaggacacctctgaaggtctcttaaatatcgtggagagtaggagtgattcttagacttaagaaagttgataaaaagcttttattcttaagtttgagagtaggactaaattccgcaaattctcaggacttaagtgtaaaatggcactctaagacgctggataaatacggcccctggcttcacctaaggaaggcacacgtgacatacacaaagcctaaccaggcagatttgaattgttgttttgggcagtagacgggatctttaatccaagacacaacttacatttaactaaaatgttcttttctttgtgctcaacaaaaaaaaaaagtgagaatatctccatgttaagacactcgagtCGAGTGTCGAGAGCTGCGGCttcgttgttagtaaacacagacacgccctccCCTCcactccccacacccacacccagacacacacagaacgcgcctccggcttgtgacacaagaacattcagaaggacgacactgcagcactccattaaaacacactcagatcttctgtttctagccgatactacatacaaaaataacgtaaaataacgcagtaacgcatcatgtagtaacggtaactaagttactgaatataaaaaataaggcGTTACTTACTGTAACGCAACACTGGTCGCAATGAATTAATGGTTTGTGCAGTGATGAATtaaatataatcaatcaatcaatgtttatttatatagccctaaatcacaagtgtctcaaagggctgcacaagccacaacgacatcctcggtacagagcccacatacgggcaaggaaaaactcaccccagtgggacgtcaatgtgaatgactatgagaaaccttggagaggaccgcatatgtgggtaacccccccccccccccccccctataggggagaccgaaagcaatggatgtcgagtgggtctgacataatattgtgaaagtccagtccacagagaatcagcgagagtccagtccatagtgggaccagcaggaaaccatcccgagcggagacgggtcagcagcgtagagatgtccccatctgatggacaggctagcggtccaccccgggtcccgactccgggtcctccccctccataagggagaggggagcagaggagaaaagaaaagaaacggcagatcaactggtctaaaaagggagtctatttaaaggctagagtatacaaatgagttttaagatgggacttaaatgcttctactgaggtagcatctgtaacttttaccgggagggcattccatagtattggagcccgaatagaaaacgctctatagcccgcagactttttttgggctctgggaatcactaataagccggagttctttcaacgcagatttcttgccgggacatatggtacaatacaatcggcaagataggctggagctagaccgtgtagtattttatacgtaagtagtaaaactttaaagtcgcatcttaggtgcacaggaagccagtgcaagtgagccagtataggcgtaatatgatcaaactttcttgtttttgtcaaaagtctagcagccgcattttgtaccaactgtaatcttttaatgctagacatagggaggcccgaaaataatacgttacagtaataaGGAAAAggttattgaaaaaaatgtatcaagCAAATATGAGAAAAAAAATGACAGTACATAACCTTGGGCAATGTTAAGGGAAAACTAAGATATTGGAATAAACATACAAATGTAATAAGAGTTTCTGCTTCCGGTCCTATAGGTGGCGGTAATGTTCACTACAAAATGGCTGCCAACGCACATTAATGGATGAAGAAGAGGTGGTAGGTCTTCACATAAATACAGTACTGtacaataatgtatatatatctattgcTCACAGTTCAACGCCAATATTCAACCTTTTATTCCTCGGCTAGTTCGTCTGCAAAGTTTTGAGAATGTCGCTTAAGTATGTTGCGGGTTTCTTGTTGCTACAAACAAGATGAACTATACTTTGGTCGTGGTATGGCTGACTGACTCAACATTACCACAATGACAGTCTACCTTTATAACCTCTTTCCCTTTGACGTGTAGCTCCATGTCTCTGGCTCCCAGACGACATTGGACTTCTTTAGCAGATGTCCCGGGAGGAACGTTGACTTCGATGAAGATCTCCTCCATAGTTTGGCTCCAGGAGCCCCAGCTTGTCTGGCATGGGACAACCCCGCTCTTCTCGTCGAAGTGCACCGACATTTCGTGGATTCAACGAATTGGGCGTAAAGTTAATTTATTAATAGCTATTAGCGTAATAATTATTTTACCATAGTTCCGCACATCTTGAATGTTTTGTTGATTAGTTGTGTTGCCACTGTTTCGGGCAAAAATGTTGCTCGCAAGGCGGTGATGTCATATCCGGTAAGAGATGTAACGTTCGCGACCGAgttgagtcttttgaacggctctttcaaGTGACCGATGAGAACCGATTTGCAGTCGTAATTTGTTCGTTTGAGAGCCGTTCTATACGAACATTGCCCACGCTGCCCCCTTAGAACCATAAGAAGAATTACTATTAGCATGTTTTGGCTTTATTTATTGAAGGAGTAATGACATGACCGAGTTTAAGTCTAATAGGAGTCGTCTGTGGACGACtcctattagacttagacaaactttaatgatccacaagggaaattgttcaacacagtagctcagttacaatgatggaaagtgtaaggatggaaaggacaatgcaggtataaatagaccaggggtcaccaacctttttgaaaccaagagctacttcttgggtactgattaatgcgaagggctaccagtttgatacacacttaaataaattgccaaaaatagccaatttgctcaatttacctttaactatatgttattattaataattaatgatatttacactcaattgaacggtttaaaagaggagaaaacacgaaaaaaatgacaattaaattttgaaacatagtttatcttcaatttcgactctataaaattcaaaattcaaacaaaaaaaagaagagaaaaactagctgattcgaatctttttgaaaaaataaaaaaaataatttatggaacatcattagtaatttttcctgattaagattcattttagaattttgatgacatgttttaaataggttaaaatccaatctacactttgttagaatatataacaaattggaccaagctatatttctaacaaagacaaatcattatttcttctagattttccagaacaaaaattttaaaagaaattcaaaagactttgaaataagatttaaatttgattctacagattttgtagatttgccagaatattttttttgaattttaatcataataagtttgaagaaatatttcacaaatattattcgtcgaaaaaacagaagctaaaatgaagaattaaattaaaatgtatttattattctttacaattaaaaaaaatacatttacttgaacattgatttaaattgtcaggaaagaagaggaaggaatttaaaaggtaaaaaggtatatatgtttaaaaatcctaaaatcatttttaaggttgtattttatctctagaattgtctttctgaaagttataagaagcaaagtaaaaaaaataatgaatttatttaaacaagtgaagaccaagtctttaaaatattttcttggcttttcaaattctatttgagttttgtctctcttagaattaaaaatgtcaagcaaagcgagaccagcttgctagtaaataaaaaaaataaaaaaaatagaggcagctcactggtaagtgatgctatttgagctatttttagaacaggccggcgggctactcatctggtccttacaggctacctggtgcccgcgggcaccgcgtaggTGACCCCtgaaatagactaatatagctataaaaaaatctaacatatatacgaatatatacataatatgtgtacagaataatttatatacagatatattatattatgtctattacatatatacaatataaaccaatgaccatgtacaatattacagtatatacagtatatatgacagcagcagcataaaatagagagcagGTCctgcaggaaatagaaaatagacattataaacattataaactaAGAGAAGTAGCTAagatgtcaggtgtcaggtaataggcagatgtcgtctattgctgtatggcgagtaattatacagctggatggagtacggaatgaaggagctcttgaatcgcacagtgcgggaaggaagttgaaggagcctgttggagtatgagctccgctgtcccttaattgtcaggtggagtgggtgggcaggattgtccaagATGGCGCAGaacgttagttagttagttagttagttagttagttagttagttagttagttagttagttagttagttagtttattatttcttcggtcagtggtcaacaaaaaaaacaaacagttttacataaacaaacagttgtacattcataaatagaaaatgttgcagaccgaaagggtttagggctgaagttgaataatgtaaataataataataataataataattcgaattcgaatcgcgattctcacgttgtgcgattcagaatcgattctcatttttaaaaaaaatcgattaatttttttattaattttttttaatttttttaattttttttaaattaatcaatccaacaaaacaatacacagcaataccataacaatgcaatccaattccaaaagcaaacccgacccagcaacactcagaactgcaatgaacagagcaattgagaggagacacaaacacgacacagaacaaaccaaaagtagtgaaacaaaaatgaatattatcaacaacagtatcaatattagttacaatttcaacatagcagtgattaaaaatccctcattgacattatcattagacatttataaaaaaataaaataaatgaacaatagtgtcacagtggcttacacttgcatcgcataagcttgacaacacactgtgtccaatattttcacaaagataaaataagtcatatttttggtacatttaatatctatccatccattttctaccgcttgtcccttttttgttaaaacaaatttacattattgcaatcagttgataaaacattgtcctttacaattataaaagctttttacaaaaatctactactctgcttgcatgtcagcagactggggtagatcctgctgaaatcctatgtattcaatgaatagagaatccttttgaatcgggaaaaaaaaatcgtttttgaatcgagaatcgtgttgaattgaaaaaaaaaaaaatcgattttgaatcgaatcgtgaccccaagaatcgatattgaatcgaatcgtgggacacccaaagattcacagccctactaaataatgtaaataattcaatgtatacactctgatgattaacatgtgtgatgactgtattatgatgatagtatatatttgtaccatgaattgaattacgtggaccccgacttaaaacaagttgaaaaatgtattcgggtgttaccatttagtggtcaattgtacggaatatgtactgtactgtgcaatctactaatacaagtttcaatcaatcaaacaatcaatcaacacttattgcgcctaatgtcaaatacaagatgagcttccaaaaattatgaaattttctttgcacaacatattataaatacaccttgtacacaacataaacactgttcaattatatacacagtaaagacatgtgaaatatccttgtacacatgttagttaaacctttgtactAATTATAAACTATTATCTTAAAGAAGGAGTTATACTAAAAACCTGAACTTTTTAGCCTTTTATTACAAATACGGCCTTTTAGCCGCTGTATTtagatttataaataaatatcagCAACTGTAAAACAACCCAAAATGAACAAAAGCCAAAGGAAACGTAGACTAAAGATGACAATGTAAAGCGGACTTCGTGACGTCATCGtcaaacaacggggaaatggcaCCATCTTGTGGAATATTTCTGAAAACAAAAGCCAAATTAAATTACTACCAATATTTTACAATCATTTTCACCAATAGTATCTGTATTGCTGTAatgtatacattttgatttattgaCCAAACTTTTAGCTTATTACTCCCACGAGTGGTTGATTCATTCATTGGTGAAAACAAGTTAGTTAAGATGAAAACAAGTTACTAAAAGAATGAATATAAgaacgagccagtcttttgaacagctcttttAAAGAAACGACTCTTCAAGATCCGACTCCCGTCAAAGAGCCATACATCGCATCTCTAATACTGGACTGTAGGGCATTAATGCCGGAGCGCCATCTAGTGTCCATTATAAACGACACAGCCTTGTTAAGATCAATGAAAGAAGGGTTTTAAACTTTTTAAAGCTTACTTTTACTTGGTATCTCATTTTGACCAATCAAGGTGTATCACCCATCTGATTGTTGCTTATGGATCCAAAAGAATGCACCGtttgtctaaagcaggggtgtccaaagtgcggcccgggggccatttgcggcccgcagctaattgtttaccggcccgccacacattctggaaatactattgtaaaaataaaaaagaacattaaaaaaagtggaataaagtgaaatctaacgagaaaaagttgcaatgttgacacaaaagctgccatgcaggctgttttttttccttttgtctttcttcatttttctttttttgccattgctcaaaaaaaaaaaaataatgaaaaaaaaatccatgttataatgaaatattttcagggctccaaatacttcaaatatttcactttaaaatgttttatgtggtaaatattgcatatattgtgtagtagccatataaaaacatcaaagttttctttgacaaaagtgcataaaacaaacaaaataatagttccagcataaaatggacagatatatctgaagttgatctcgtaacttaagtgttgaaagtaaaagaaaaacctaataacaatgtatcactttatgagtggggcaccttttggatcccaaatatattaagtgattttttatttatcttttcactgtgattactcaaaaatatgaaataattaaaatcaatggtgtcctgcattattgatcttttagggcttttattactaaatactgcaaatttcagttttactataaaaaaactaagttttttttttaacagaaaagccataaaacattttttaaaatttgtattactttatatcaacttgaagttgatatagagatttactgtaagcgttaaataataataaaaaaataataatctgatttatttttaacattttaatgacttgagaccctttatggtccccgggacccctaaaggtaaaataaataaaaaatgcatagattttgttatggtttgaaaatgaaaaatatcaaaatggcccctgcatgcttaaatttttccgtgtgcagccctcagtggaaaaagtttggacacccctggtctaaaggatTTCCTAATCTGTTAATTGGATTACTAGTCCTTTCCTGATGTCCATAGTGCCCTTATGCACAAGTACAGGTCACAGCACCAAAAGGAACGTAActattttctgctcctttttacatacctattttttttaattatatgtaATCAAAAAGAAGACTTTGTCGAGCATTTATTAATAAAGATGGCCATCTTTTTCCTGTACTGCCTTCTTGCCTGTATCTGTGGGATAAGGTAAGTCTGGTCAATCAAATGCCGGACActttaaacattaaatattgtgtcGTGTTATTTCCAGTCTCGCTAACGGGAACGCAAATGAAAAGATTTACTCGGACAACATCACTCGCATTCTGGATCGACTCTTGGATGGTTATGACAACAGACTACGACCTGGATCAGGAGGTACGCATGGAAACCTTGCGTACAAAATGCACATGATTTGCTCTATCTTGTATTATTGTGCAATTTTGATTTGTGTTGCAGGTGGTATTACTGAAGTGAAAACAGACATCTTTGTCACAAGTTTCGGACCTGTGTCAGATGTTGAGATGGTACGAGGAGATGTGGTGaccgtatacactaccgttcaaaagtttggggtcacccaaacaattttgtggaatagcatacatttctaagaacaagaatagactgtcgagtttcagatgaaagttctctttttctggccagtttgagcgtttaattgaccccacaaatgtgatgctccagaaactcaatctgctcaaaggaaggtccgttttgtagcttctgtaacgagctaaagtgttttcagatgtgtgaacatgattgcacaagggttttctaatcatcaattagccttctgagccaatgagcaaacacattgtaccattagaacactggagtgatagttgctggacatgggcctctatacacctatgtagatattgcaccaaaaaccagacatttgcagctagaatagtcatttaccacattagcaatgtatagagtgtatttctttcaagttaagactagtttaaagttatcgtcattgaaaagtacagtgcttttccttcaaaaataaggatatttcaatgtgaccccaaacttttgaacggtagtgtacgtgtaTTTGGATCGAAACTGTACTGAACCAAAAAGCGCTGTAAGATTTTCCACTCAGTACGCCTCCACAAGCCCGGGTATTGTGACTAAAATTATAATAATCAGTGAACACAATAGCTAAGCATACGTTTTGCATTTTGCTCACTTCCTGTCTGTACCGAAATTGACCAAACCGTGTCTTTGATACCGAGATACGCAAAGAACTGTGAGGATGCCCTGCCCGTTACAACCCGAGGTGACAGTAGtgtgagacaaaaaaaaaaaagaagcatgacAGCGACCAATGACTGCCTGCCTTTTGGGCATCCTGCCATGAGACCACCTAATGAGCTCTAATCGGTTTGACCAGCTCTATAACGCCATTACTGATGGCTTCTGAATCAATATGACAACATGTCAGCCACAGAGCGCTTAATGGACTGATTCATGCTTATCTAATGAGTGACAAGCAACTGTCGTTGGCCGGTCTTGTTTCTCCAAGTGGAGAAAGTTGAAATGTCCTTATGGTGTTATGATGCATGCTGGTGTGTGGATTGTTagtgttgtgtttattttatcCCACTGAAAAACGTACCACCGCCTTGTATTCCAGGAATACACCATGGACATGTTCTTTCGACAGATGTGGGTTGACGAAAGGCTTAAATTTGAGGGTCCCATTGAAATCCTGCGGTTGAACAACCTAATGGTAGACAATATCTGGACACCGGACACGTTCTTCCGTAACTCCAGAAGGTCCATTTCCCACAACATGACCACACCTAACAAGCTTTTCCGTATCATGCAAAACGGAACCGTCCTCTACACGATGAAGTGAGCCTACAGTATACGTCGCATAGGTTGTTATTCATGGGCAACAACCAATTGACTCCTGTTTGACTTCTGGTTGTCAGGCTGACAATAAGTGCAGAGTGTCCAATGTGGCTTATGGACTTCCCCATGGATGGTCACACTTGTCCTCTCAGGTTTGGAAGCTGTGAGTAACACACATTGTTAACAGTCACAGTCAACACCATGAGTAAAAGGAATAttcacttttcttgtaaaacaaaACTGACTTTTCAGACGCCTACACCAGCAGTGAAATCATCTTCACCTGGAGGAAGGGGCCGGTAGCGTCTGTGGACTGTCCCAAAGAGTCCATAAGTCTATTGCAGTATGACCTTGTGGGACAGACTTTGTCCAGCGAGGTTTTCAAGTCAAACACAGGTACCAGGCACACTCCACAGATTgatatttacagtacatgtacaacaACATGTTACATCAGCACAATAGTACATTTTGTAAGCAGTATTGTAATAAGAACAAAATAAAGCTGAATTtaagaaaaacaaacataaattaTGCATAGATTTAAAGTGCATAACATTGCTTGTACAAACAGTGACCGAGGTGGGTATTGGTATCAGTGCGATACTGGCATGATGGGATTgataattttgttgcattttcttTCCTGTACTTCAAGCAAATTACTCACTTTTTGTCGAAGTTCACGGGAGTGCAGCGTCTCTCTTCTAGTCCGTCGGGGAAGAAGTACATGTGAattagtgaattacatttatatagcgctttttctcaagtgactcaaagcgctttacatagtgaaacccaatatctaagttacattcaaaccagtgtgggtggcactgggagcaggtgggtaaagtgtcttgcccaaggacacaacggcagtgactaggatggcggaagcggggatcgaacctgcaaccctcaagttgctggcacggccgctctaccaaccgagctataccgcccccgccacatcatgcctgcgtacaatatcacaacaaatggcaatcatatggttattgtcagtactatcagaaaacaaagactaaaacaaactacaaccaacactagcaatggttatactgttGAAAATAAGTACAGCATGCTTCGTTATCCCAAACCTAAagtggagacattttaccaaggtatgcctataggctactgtttcaaacgtttcagattgccatataactttgtACATGTAGTCCataatatgcaaacacgaatgaggaattcttttatcatgtgatttggctgtctccgtacgtttcacattgccacgacagccgtgctaatgttggaacccatttcctcagcgtgtcggcatattgagaacgaaataggt carries:
- the gabra6a gene encoding gamma-aminobutyric acid receptor subunit alpha-6a isoform X2, coding for MHKYRSQHQKERNYFLLLFTYLFFLIICNQKEDFVEHLLIKMAIFFLYCLLACICGISLANGNANEKIYSDNITRILDRLLDGYDNRLRPGSGGGITEVKTDIFVTSFGPVSDVEMEYTMDMFFRQMWVDERLKFEGPIEILRLNNLMVDNIWTPDTFFRNSRRSISHNMTTPNKLFRIMQNGTVLYTMKLTISAECPMWLMDFPMDGHTCPLRFGSYAYTSSEIIFTWRKGPVASVDCPKESISLLQYDLVGQTLSSEVFKSNTGHYSVQVVHFHLQRKLGYYLIQTYIPLIMVVVLSQVSFWINKESVPARTVAGITTVLTMTTLSISARQSLPKVAYATAMDWFIAVCFAFVASALVEFAAVNYFATLQANRLKKKKARQDKLEVLATASDDDDDTISSTTGPQEGLKRRNHSVCPSEPAEPPPLPIFLQQGSAFPQIPQLAGTSPIDKYARILFPLTFALFNLVYWYVYLAKDTMERARYTPGMTE
- the gabra6a gene encoding gamma-aminobutyric acid receptor subunit alpha-6a isoform X1 — translated: MHKYRSQHQKERNYFLLLFTYLFFLIICNQKEDFVEHLLIKMAIFFLYCLLACICGISLANGNANEKIYSDNITRILDRLLDGYDNRLRPGSGGGITEVKTDIFVTSFGPVSDVEMEYTMDMFFRQMWVDERLKFEGPIEILRLNNLMVDNIWTPDTFFRNSRRSISHNMTTPNKLFRIMQNGTVLYTMKLTISAECPMWLMDFPMDGHTCPLRFGSYAYTSSEIIFTWRKGPVASVDCPKESISLLQYDLVGQTLSSEVFKSNTGHYSVQVVHFHLQRKLGYYLIQTYIPLIMVVVLSQVSFWINKESVPARTVAGITTVLTMTTLSISARQSLPKVAYATAMDWFIAVCFAFVASALVEFAAVNYFATLQANRLKKKKARQDKLEVLATASDDDDDTISQSTTGPQEGLKRRNHSVCPSEPAEPPPLPIFLQQGSAFPQIPQLAGTSPIDKYARILFPLTFALFNLVYWYVYLAKDTMERARYTPGMTE